In the genome of Myxococcus stipitatus, one region contains:
- a CDS encoding alpha/beta hydrolase, with product MLAPTLAMLMVGGVLTWRGHRIGQGLLHPPHVPVERPVAREELSGLEDVSFTSAEGLALRGWYVPSRNRAAVVLVHGFAGNRAQLLFEARALARAGYGVLLFDLRAHGESGGDRVTWGDGERHDVVAALDFVSRRQDVDPAKLGLFGFSMGGTTSLLVAESDPRVKAVAAAGAYPALEADVYSGYGRWGALSAEPVLWTLRGAGVDVDAVRPIDGMCRLQGRPLLLVNGDVDPDAPSKLQASLFRAACEPKSLWVVPGAGHGEYSRVAPEEYARRLREHFDRALLGAS from the coding sequence TTGCTGGCGCCGACGCTGGCGATGCTCATGGTGGGTGGTGTGTTGACCTGGCGGGGTCATCGTATCGGCCAGGGGTTGCTTCATCCTCCGCACGTGCCAGTGGAGCGGCCCGTCGCGCGGGAGGAGCTCTCGGGGTTGGAGGACGTGAGCTTCACCAGCGCGGAGGGCCTCGCGCTGCGCGGCTGGTATGTGCCGTCGCGCAACCGCGCCGCGGTGGTGCTGGTGCATGGCTTCGCGGGCAACCGCGCGCAGCTCCTGTTCGAGGCGCGCGCGCTCGCCCGCGCCGGCTACGGCGTGCTGTTGTTCGACCTGCGCGCGCATGGCGAGAGCGGCGGAGACCGCGTGACGTGGGGCGATGGCGAGCGGCACGACGTGGTGGCCGCGCTGGACTTCGTCTCGCGGCGCCAGGACGTGGACCCGGCGAAGCTGGGGCTGTTCGGCTTCTCCATGGGCGGCACCACGTCGCTGCTCGTGGCGGAGTCGGACCCGCGCGTGAAGGCCGTGGCCGCGGCGGGCGCGTATCCCGCGCTGGAGGCGGACGTGTACTCCGGCTACGGCCGCTGGGGCGCGCTGAGCGCGGAGCCCGTGCTGTGGACGCTGCGCGGCGCGGGCGTGGACGTGGACGCCGTGCGCCCCATCGACGGCATGTGCCGGCTGCAAGGACGGCCGCTCCTGCTCGTCAACGGCGATGTGGACCCGGACGCGCCTTCCAAGCTCCAGGCCAGCCTCTTCCGCGCGGCCTGTGAGCCCAAGTCCCTGTGGGTCGTCCCGGGCGCGGGCCACGGCGAGTACTCCCGCGTGGCCCCCGAGGAGTACGCGCGCCGGCTGCGCGAGCACTTCGACCGGGCGCTGCTCGGCGCGAGCTGA